In Streptomyces sp. NBC_00433, a single genomic region encodes these proteins:
- the rpmC gene encoding 50S ribosomal protein L29, whose protein sequence is MAAGTKATELRQLGDEELVGKLREAKEELFNLRFQAATGQLENNGRLRVVRKDIARIYTLMRERELGIETVETVESA, encoded by the coding sequence ATGGCGGCCGGTACCAAGGCGACCGAGCTGCGCCAGCTCGGCGACGAGGAGCTCGTCGGCAAGCTGCGCGAGGCCAAGGAGGAGCTTTTCAACCTCCGCTTCCAGGCGGCCACCGGGCAGCTGGAGAACAACGGCCGGCTCAGGGTCGTCCGCAAGGACATCGCCCGGATCTACACCCTCATGCGTGAGCGCGAGCTGGGCATCGAGACGGTGGAGACGGTGGAGAGCGCCTGA
- the rplP gene encoding 50S ribosomal protein L16: MLIPRRVKHRKQHHPTRRGMAKGGTELAFGEYGLQAVTPAYVTNRQIESARISITRHIKRGGKVWINIYPDRPLTKKPAETRMGSGKGSPEWWIANVKPGRVMFELSFPNEKVAREALTRAAHKLPMKCRIVRREAGES; encoded by the coding sequence ATGCTGATCCCCCGCAGGGTCAAGCACCGCAAGCAGCACCACCCCACCCGCCGTGGCATGGCCAAGGGCGGCACGGAGCTGGCGTTCGGCGAGTACGGCCTGCAGGCCGTCACTCCCGCGTATGTGACCAACCGGCAGATCGAGTCCGCTCGTATCTCCATCACCCGGCACATCAAGCGCGGCGGCAAGGTCTGGATCAACATCTACCCGGACCGTCCGCTGACGAAGAAGCCGGCCGAAACCCGCATGGGTTCCGGTAAGGGTTCTCCCGAGTGGTGGATCGCGAACGTCAAGCCCGGTCGGGTGATGTTCGAGCTGTCCTTCCCGAACGAGAAGGTTGCCCGCGAGGCGCTCACCCGCGCCGCGCACAAGCTTCCGATGAAGTGCCGCATCGTGCGGCGCGAGGCAGGTGAGTCGTGA
- the rpsC gene encoding 30S ribosomal protein S3 codes for MGQKVNPYGFRLGITTDFKSRWYADKLYKDYVKEDVAIRKMMTQGMERAGISKVEIERTRDRVRVDIHTARPGIVIGRRGAEADRIRGDLEKLTGKQVQLNILEVKNPEMDAQLVAQAVAEQLSSRVSFRRAMRKSMQGTLKAGAKGIKIQCGGRLGGAEMSRSEFYREGRVPLHTLRANVDYGFFEAKTTFGRIGVKVWIYKGDVKNIAEVRADNAAARAGNRPARGGGNERPQRRGGERGGRGRRPQEGAPAGKPAETAAPEAPAAETPGTEG; via the coding sequence ATGGGCCAGAAGGTTAACCCTTACGGGTTCCGGCTCGGCATCACCACGGACTTCAAGTCCCGGTGGTACGCCGACAAGCTGTACAAGGACTACGTCAAGGAAGACGTGGCCATCCGCAAGATGATGACGCAGGGCATGGAGCGCGCCGGCATCTCCAAGGTGGAGATCGAGCGCACCCGTGACCGCGTCCGCGTCGACATCCACACCGCGCGTCCGGGCATCGTCATCGGCCGCCGCGGCGCGGAGGCCGACCGCATCCGCGGCGACCTGGAGAAGCTGACCGGCAAGCAGGTCCAGCTGAACATCCTCGAGGTCAAGAACCCCGAGATGGACGCTCAGCTGGTGGCCCAGGCCGTCGCCGAGCAGCTGTCCTCCCGCGTCTCCTTCCGCCGTGCCATGCGCAAGAGCATGCAGGGCACGCTGAAGGCCGGCGCCAAGGGCATCAAGATCCAGTGCGGCGGCCGTCTCGGCGGCGCCGAGATGTCCCGCTCGGAGTTCTACCGCGAGGGCCGCGTCCCGCTGCACACGCTGCGGGCCAACGTGGACTACGGCTTCTTCGAGGCCAAGACCACCTTCGGCCGTATCGGCGTGAAGGTGTGGATCTACAAGGGCGACGTCAAGAACATCGCCGAGGTCCGTGCCGACAACGCGGCCGCCAGGGCGGGCAACCGTCCGGCCCGCGGTGGTGGCAACGAGCGTCCGCAGCGCCGCGGTGGCGAGCGCGGTGGCCGTGGTCGTCGTCCCCAGGAAGGTGCCCCGGCGGGCAAGCCCGCCGAGACCGCCGCTCCTGAGGCCCCGGCCGCGGAGACCCCCGGAACGGAAGGCTAA
- the rplV gene encoding 50S ribosomal protein L22, with translation MEARAQARYIRVTPMKARRVVDLIRGMNATEAQAVLRFTPQAASEPVGKVLDSAIANAAHNYDHTDAESLYISEAYVDEGPTLKRFRPRAQGRAYRIRKRTSHITVVVASKEGTR, from the coding sequence ATGGAAGCCAGGGCCCAGGCGCGGTACATCCGCGTCACGCCCATGAAGGCCCGCCGTGTGGTGGACCTCATCCGTGGCATGAATGCCACGGAGGCTCAGGCGGTCCTGCGTTTCACCCCGCAGGCCGCGAGCGAGCCGGTCGGCAAGGTGCTCGACAGCGCCATCGCCAACGCCGCGCACAACTACGACCACACGGACGCCGAGTCGCTGTACATCAGCGAGGCGTACGTGGACGAGGGCCCGACCCTGAAGCGGTTCCGGCCGCGCGCCCAGGGCCGTGCCTACCGGATCCGCAAGCGGACCAGCCACATCACCGTGGTCGTCGCCAGCAAGGAAGGGACCCGGTAA
- the rpsS gene encoding 30S ribosomal protein S19, with translation MPRSLKKGPFVDDHLIKKVDVQNEAGTKNVIKTWSRRSMIIPAMLGHTIAVHDGRKHVPVFVTESMVGHKLGEFAPTRTFRGHEKDDRKSRRR, from the coding sequence ATGCCGCGCAGTCTCAAGAAGGGGCCCTTCGTCGACGACCACCTGATCAAGAAGGTGGACGTCCAGAACGAAGCAGGCACCAAGAACGTCATCAAGACCTGGTCCCGCCGCTCGATGATCATCCCGGCGATGCTGGGCCACACGATCGCGGTGCACGACGGCCGTAAGCACGTCCCGGTGTTTGTCACTGAGTCGATGGTCGGCCACAAGCTCGGCGAGTTCGCACCGACCCGCACCTTCCGCGGGCACGAGAAGGACGACCGCAAGTCGCGGCGTCGCTGA
- the rplB gene encoding 50S ribosomal protein L2, whose product MGIRKYKPTTPGRRGSSVADFVEITRSTPEKSLVRPLHSKGGRNNAGRVTVRHQGGGHKRAYRVIDFRRHDKDGVPAKVAHIEYDPNRTARIALLHYADGEKRYILAPAKLQQGDRIENGPNADIKPGNNLPLRNIPVGTTIHAIELRPGGGAKISRSAGASVQLLAKEGTMATLRMPSGEVRMVDVRCRATIGEVGNAEQSNINWGKAGRMRWKGVRPTVRGVAMNPVDHPHGGGEGKTSGGRHPVSPWGQKEGRTRSPKKASSKYIVRRRKTNKKR is encoded by the coding sequence ATGGGTATCCGCAAGTACAAGCCGACGACCCCGGGCCGTCGTGGCTCCAGCGTCGCCGACTTTGTCGAGATCACGCGGTCCACGCCGGAGAAGTCGCTGGTCCGCCCGCTGCACAGCAAGGGCGGCCGTAACAACGCCGGTCGTGTGACCGTTCGCCACCAGGGTGGTGGCCACAAGCGCGCCTACCGTGTCATCGACTTCCGTCGGCACGACAAGGACGGCGTGCCCGCCAAGGTCGCGCACATCGAGTACGACCCCAACCGCACCGCGCGCATCGCGCTGCTGCACTACGCGGACGGCGAGAAGCGCTACATCCTCGCCCCCGCGAAGCTCCAGCAGGGCGACCGGATCGAGAACGGCCCCAACGCCGACATCAAGCCGGGCAACAACCTGCCGCTGCGCAACATCCCGGTGGGTACCACGATCCACGCGATCGAGCTGCGGCCCGGCGGCGGCGCGAAGATCTCCCGCTCCGCGGGCGCTTCGGTCCAGCTGCTGGCGAAGGAGGGCACCATGGCCACCCTTCGTATGCCGTCCGGCGAGGTCCGGATGGTCGACGTCCGCTGCCGCGCCACCATCGGCGAGGTCGGCAACGCCGAGCAGTCGAACATCAACTGGGGCAAGGCCGGCCGTATGCGCTGGAAGGGCGTACGCCCGACCGTCCGCGGTGTCGCCATGAACCCGGTGGACCACCCGCACGGTGGTGGTGAGGGCAAGACCTCCGGTGGTCGCCACCCGGTCTCCCCGTGGGGTCAGAAGGAAGGTCGTACGCGCTCGCCGAAGAAGGCATCGAGCAAGTACATCGTCCGCCGCCGCAAGACGAACAAGAAGCGCTAG
- the rplW gene encoding 50S ribosomal protein L23, producing the protein MAEQTVITSKTFTDPRDLLIKPVVSEKSYALLDENKYTFVVDPRANKTQIKQAVETVFQVKVTGVNTINRQGKRKRTRTGFGKRANTKRAIVTLAEGDRIDIFGGPVS; encoded by the coding sequence ATGGCCGAGCAGACCGTGATCACCAGCAAGACCTTCACGGACCCCCGTGACCTGCTGATCAAGCCGGTGGTCTCCGAGAAGAGCTACGCGCTGCTCGACGAGAACAAGTACACGTTCGTCGTCGACCCGCGTGCCAACAAGACCCAGATCAAGCAGGCCGTCGAGACGGTCTTCCAGGTCAAGGTCACCGGGGTCAACACGATCAACCGGCAGGGCAAGCGCAAGCGGACCCGTACCGGTTTCGGCAAGCGGGCCAACACCAAGCGCGCCATCGTGACCCTCGCCGAGGGCGACCGAATCGACATCTTCGGCGGCCCGGTCTCCTAA
- the rplD gene encoding 50S ribosomal protein L4 has product MSTIDILSPAGDTTGTVELPAEIFDAKVSIPLIHQVVVAQLAAARQGTHKVKTRGEVRGGGRKPYRQKGTGRARQGSTRAPQFAGGGVVHGPVPRDYSQRTPKKMIRAALRGALTDRARHNRIHVVSGVIDGATPSTKAAKTLLGKISERKNVLLVIERADEAGWLSARNLPQVHILEAGQLNTYDVLVSDDVVFTKAAFDRFTGAGVEDVEIVDAAELEGSDA; this is encoded by the coding sequence ATGAGCACCATTGACATCCTGTCGCCCGCGGGCGACACGACCGGGACCGTAGAGCTCCCGGCTGAGATCTTCGACGCCAAGGTCAGCATCCCGCTGATCCACCAGGTCGTCGTCGCGCAGCTGGCCGCGGCCCGTCAGGGCACGCACAAGGTCAAGACGCGTGGCGAGGTCCGCGGTGGTGGCCGCAAGCCGTACCGCCAGAAGGGCACCGGTCGTGCCCGCCAGGGCTCGACCCGCGCGCCGCAGTTCGCCGGCGGTGGCGTCGTGCACGGTCCGGTACCGCGCGACTACTCGCAGCGCACCCCGAAGAAGATGATCAGGGCCGCCCTGCGCGGCGCCCTGACCGACCGGGCGCGGCACAACCGCATTCACGTCGTCTCCGGCGTGATCGACGGTGCGACGCCGTCCACCAAGGCCGCCAAGACGCTGCTCGGCAAGATCAGCGAGCGCAAGAACGTGCTCCTGGTCATCGAGCGGGCCGACGAGGCCGGCTGGCTGTCCGCACGCAACCTGCCCCAGGTGCACATCCTGGAGGCCGGTCAGCTGAACACGTACGACGTGCTCGTCTCCGACGACGTGGTCTTCACCAAGGCCGCGTTCGACCGCTTCACCGGCGCCGGTGTCGAGGACGTCGAAATCGTCGACGCGGCCGAGCTGGAAGGGAGCGACGCCTGA
- the rplC gene encoding 50S ribosomal protein L3: protein MTKQIKGILGEKLGMTQVWDENNRVVPVTVVKAGPNVVTQVRTNDADGYESVQIAFGEIDPRKVNKPLKGHFAKADVTPRRHLVELRTADAATYTLGQEITAEVFEAGIKVDVTGKSKGKGFAGVMKRHNFKGLGAGHGVQRKHRSPGSIGGCATPGRVFKGMRMAGRMGNERVTTQNLTVHAVDAEKGLLLIKGAVPGPNGGLVLVRTAAKGA from the coding sequence ATGACCAAGCAGATCAAGGGCATCCTGGGCGAGAAGCTCGGCATGACCCAGGTCTGGGACGAGAACAACCGTGTCGTCCCGGTGACCGTGGTCAAGGCCGGCCCGAACGTCGTGACCCAGGTCCGTACGAATGACGCCGACGGCTACGAGTCGGTCCAGATCGCCTTCGGCGAGATCGACCCGCGCAAGGTGAACAAGCCCCTCAAGGGCCACTTCGCCAAGGCCGACGTCACCCCCCGCCGCCACCTGGTGGAGCTGCGTACCGCGGACGCGGCCACGTACACGCTCGGCCAGGAGATCACCGCAGAGGTGTTCGAGGCCGGCATCAAGGTGGACGTGACCGGCAAGAGCAAGGGCAAGGGCTTCGCCGGTGTCATGAAGCGTCACAACTTCAAGGGCCTCGGCGCCGGCCACGGCGTCCAGCGCAAGCACCGCTCGCCGGGCTCCATCGGCGGCTGCGCCACCCCTGGGCGTGTCTTCAAGGGCATGCGCATGGCGGGCCGTATGGGCAACGAGCGGGTCACCACTCAGAACCTGACCGTCCACGCCGTTGACGCGGAGAAGGGACTGCTCCTCATCAAGGGCGCCGTCCCGGGCCCGAACGGCGGCCTCGTCCTGGTCCGCACCGCGGCCAAGGGGGCTTGA
- the rpsJ gene encoding 30S ribosomal protein S10, producing the protein MAGQKIRIRLKAYDHEVIDSSAKKIVETVTRTGAQVAGPVPLPTEKNVYCVIKSPHKYKDSREHFEMRTHKRLIDILDPTPKTVDSLMRLDLPAGVDIEIKL; encoded by the coding sequence ATGGCGGGACAGAAGATCCGCATCCGGCTCAAGGCCTACGACCACGAAGTCATCGACTCCTCGGCGAAGAAGATCGTCGAGACGGTGACGCGTACTGGTGCGCAGGTCGCGGGCCCGGTGCCGCTGCCCACTGAGAAGAACGTGTACTGCGTCATCAAGTCGCCGCACAAGTACAAGGACTCGCGCGAGCACTTCGAGATGCGCACGCACAAGCGCCTGATCGACATCCTCGACCCGACGCCCAAGACCGTTGACTCGTTGATGCGCCTGGACCTTCCGGCCGGCGTCGACATCGAGATCAAGCTCTGA
- a CDS encoding carboxymuconolactone decarboxylase family protein, whose amino-acid sequence MSARLNLLDTPAVATSLKHITSAGRGLKDSTVPPATQELVRIRASQINGCGFCLDMHTKDAAAAGETPERLHMIAAWREATVFTDAERAALELAEQGTRISDTAGGVTDEAWATAAKHYDDHELAALVGMIAVINAFNRLNVMIQQPAGAYEPGMFG is encoded by the coding sequence ATGAGCGCCCGGCTGAACCTCCTCGACACCCCCGCCGTCGCCACCTCCCTCAAACACATCACCAGCGCGGGCCGCGGCCTGAAGGACTCGACGGTCCCGCCCGCGACCCAGGAGCTGGTCCGCATCCGCGCCAGCCAGATCAACGGCTGCGGCTTCTGCCTCGACATGCACACCAAGGACGCCGCCGCGGCCGGCGAGACCCCCGAGCGCCTCCACATGATCGCCGCCTGGCGCGAGGCCACCGTCTTCACCGACGCCGAGCGCGCCGCCCTCGAACTGGCCGAACAGGGCACCCGCATCTCCGACACCGCCGGCGGCGTCACCGACGAGGCCTGGGCGACCGCGGCCAAGCACTACGACGACCACGAGCTGGCCGCCCTGGTCGGCATGATCGCCGTGATCAACGCCTTCAACCGCCTGAACGTCATGATCCAGCAGCCGGCCGGCGCCTACGAGCCGGGCATGTTCGGCTGA
- a CDS encoding Uma2 family endonuclease encodes MSSAVPQWMYPPRDSGWEAADLDLLPPDAPRHIELLDGALIFNMSPQRSRHDRVIRRLTAALEAVAPAGWTVEAQMTVTLGRRTRPEPDVIVASVPYAPERTSFLPEDVSLVVEVVPAESQDRDRRYKPGLYAEAGIRHLWRIEDEQGLPVIHTYELDDTTRAYVATAVHRERLATTVPFRLDLVPAGLAC; translated from the coding sequence ATGAGCAGTGCCGTGCCGCAGTGGATGTACCCGCCGCGCGACAGCGGCTGGGAGGCGGCCGACCTCGACCTGCTTCCTCCGGACGCCCCCCGCCACATCGAACTGCTCGACGGAGCGCTGATCTTCAACATGTCTCCGCAGCGAAGCCGGCACGACCGGGTGATCCGCAGGCTCACCGCGGCGCTGGAGGCCGTCGCCCCCGCGGGATGGACGGTCGAGGCGCAGATGACCGTCACGCTCGGCCGACGCACCCGCCCCGAGCCCGACGTGATCGTGGCATCGGTGCCGTACGCGCCCGAGCGGACCAGCTTCCTCCCTGAGGACGTGTCTTTGGTGGTCGAGGTCGTGCCCGCCGAGTCCCAGGACCGTGACCGCCGCTACAAGCCAGGCCTCTACGCCGAGGCCGGCATCCGCCACCTGTGGCGTATCGAGGACGAGCAGGGCCTCCCGGTCATCCACACGTACGAGCTGGACGACACCACCCGCGCCTACGTGGCCACCGCCGTCCACCGCGAGCGCCTGGCCACCACCGTCCCGTTCCGCCTCGACCTCGTCCCCGCCGGGCTCGCCTGCTGA
- a CDS encoding NUDIX domain-containing protein: MRIARQAARVVVTDPAGAVFLFRYENQEDGVYWTPPGGGLEPGESPEQGALRELREETGWDDLPLGPLLCRWEHDFTRAGVPVRQYEHIFLASGPHRALVGDLAAEHAADRIQGGRWWPPDELAAATDTLWPPQLPSLLTTVRTQGPPPTPLDLDSTLS, encoded by the coding sequence GTGCGAATCGCCAGGCAGGCCGCCCGTGTTGTCGTGACCGACCCCGCGGGGGCGGTCTTCCTCTTCCGGTACGAGAACCAGGAGGACGGCGTCTACTGGACGCCGCCCGGTGGGGGCCTCGAACCGGGGGAGAGTCCCGAGCAGGGGGCGCTGCGCGAACTGCGGGAGGAGACCGGGTGGGACGACCTGCCGCTCGGGCCGCTGCTCTGCCGGTGGGAGCACGACTTCACCCGTGCGGGGGTGCCGGTGCGGCAGTACGAGCACATCTTCCTCGCGTCCGGCCCGCACCGCGCCCTGGTCGGCGACCTGGCCGCCGAGCACGCGGCGGACCGCATCCAGGGCGGCCGCTGGTGGCCCCCGGACGAGCTGGCAGCCGCCACCGACACACTCTGGCCGCCCCAGCTCCCGTCCCTCCTCACCACCGTCCGCACCCAGGGCCCACCCCCGACCCCCCTCGACCTGGACTCCACCCTGTCCTGA
- a CDS encoding SRPBCC family protein codes for MNGTGKESRHLSVRIARSAEDVYDYAGDPANLPAWAHGLSGSISPSGPGGEWVAESPMGRVTVVFAPRNSLGVLDHDVTLPTGETVHNPVRVLPDGPGSEVVFTIRHRPDMTDEEFDRDAATVAADLDRLRQLLEAAGA; via the coding sequence ATGAACGGCACCGGCAAGGAATCGCGCCACCTCAGCGTCCGCATCGCCCGGTCGGCGGAGGATGTCTACGACTACGCCGGCGACCCGGCCAACCTGCCCGCGTGGGCGCACGGGCTCAGCGGGTCCATCAGCCCGTCGGGGCCGGGCGGGGAGTGGGTCGCCGAGTCGCCGATGGGCCGGGTCACCGTCGTCTTCGCGCCGCGCAACAGCCTGGGCGTCCTCGACCACGACGTGACGCTGCCGACCGGGGAGACGGTCCACAACCCCGTCCGGGTGCTGCCGGACGGCCCCGGCAGCGAGGTCGTCTTCACCATCCGCCACCGCCCGGACATGACCGACGAGGAATTCGACCGGGACGCCGCGACGGTCGCGGCCGACCTGGACCGCCTCCGGCAGCTCCTGGAGGCCGCCGGGGCGTGA
- a CDS encoding substrate-binding domain-containing protein encodes MSLREGDPAEVGGYRLERRLGAGGMGVVFLGRSVSGRRLAIKVIRPELVADEGFRVRFRREVEAARQVSGAFTAPVVDADADAEQPWLATLFVPGPSLHDHVAEQGPLAAADVRRLAAGLVEALRDIHRVGLVHRDLKPANVLLAEDGPRVIDFGIARAIAAPRLTTTGSVVGTPGFMAPEQFRTGGVGAAGDVFALGSVLVFAATGHGPFDGESDYGIGYRVVHEEPDLTGLPAELLPLVEPCLAKEPGARPTVAELLAALSDADTPRAAGEAPDAVTDAPPAVAPSDADADPRSGAADPRPAPRKPAEDSPPPVADALPATRPDAPPLRRLAADPPPAATPEPGAAPGAIPGPEDAPPARIADPRRTDAPPEPDPAAHGPRAAAPGGVFGPPPGLPHSPPAEAPSPSRGRPHRNRLIVVAAVLAVTAGIAVPLLVDKGDATGKGAGDSPAHTATSGPAATTTSASASADGVSCGGAKGRLSGSGSSILSPTMAAWMADFQAHCSGVSLTYSPNGSGAGLAGFLAGSMDFAAADGPLTTTRVQQSKERCTGGGQAVNLPLAATTVAIAYNLPGVSRLVLDTPTLARIFDGRITRWNDVALRKLNPYVQLPSLPVQAVHRQDGSAVSTAFANFLTAAAPNDWPYAPDDTSWPGRGGTGATGTAAVHQLVASTAGSIGYLDLEDASDLATVRLDTGAPDPVAAGASGTTTWLSTAKPGGSGGELALDLDPATSARGAYPIALVSYAVVCDKGNDPARLTTLRAFLSYATSMKGRQVAAAQDRAPLPEALAEKVHDTALTLG; translated from the coding sequence GTGTCGCTGCGTGAAGGGGATCCGGCGGAGGTCGGCGGCTACCGTCTTGAGCGGCGGCTCGGCGCAGGCGGGATGGGGGTGGTCTTCCTCGGGCGGTCGGTGTCGGGGCGGCGGCTCGCGATCAAGGTCATCCGCCCCGAGCTGGTCGCGGACGAGGGCTTCCGGGTCAGATTCCGGCGGGAGGTGGAGGCGGCGCGGCAGGTCAGCGGGGCCTTCACCGCCCCGGTGGTCGACGCGGACGCCGACGCGGAACAGCCCTGGCTGGCCACGCTGTTCGTGCCGGGCCCTTCGCTGCACGACCACGTCGCCGAGCAGGGTCCGCTGGCCGCGGCGGACGTCCGCCGGCTGGCCGCCGGGCTCGTGGAGGCGTTACGCGACATCCACCGGGTGGGCCTGGTCCACCGCGACCTCAAGCCAGCGAACGTCCTGCTGGCCGAGGACGGCCCCCGGGTCATCGACTTCGGCATCGCCCGCGCCATCGCCGCCCCCCGGCTGACCACGACGGGTTCGGTCGTCGGCACACCCGGCTTCATGGCGCCCGAGCAGTTCCGCACCGGCGGCGTCGGGGCCGCGGGCGACGTCTTCGCGCTGGGCTCGGTCCTGGTCTTCGCGGCCACCGGCCACGGCCCCTTCGACGGCGAGAGCGATTACGGGATCGGCTACCGGGTGGTCCACGAGGAGCCCGACCTGACGGGCCTGCCCGCAGAGCTGCTGCCCTTGGTCGAGCCGTGCCTCGCCAAGGAGCCCGGCGCGCGGCCCACGGTGGCCGAGCTGCTGGCCGCGTTGTCGGACGCGGACACGCCCCGCGCGGCGGGGGAGGCGCCCGACGCGGTGACGGATGCCCCGCCCGCGGTGGCGCCCTCCGACGCGGACGCGGACCCGCGGTCCGGGGCGGCGGACCCGCGGCCCGCCCCCCGAAAGCCGGCGGAGGACTCCCCGCCCCCGGTCGCGGACGCCCTGCCCGCGACGAGGCCGGACGCGCCCCCGTTACGCCGACTGGCGGCGGACCCGCCACCCGCCGCGACGCCCGAGCCCGGCGCGGCCCCCGGCGCGATCCCCGGCCCGGAGGACGCACCGCCCGCGCGGATCGCGGACCCCCGCCGGACGGACGCACCGCCCGAGCCGGACCCGGCCGCCCACGGCCCCCGGGCGGCCGCGCCCGGCGGGGTCTTCGGGCCGCCGCCCGGCCTCCCGCACAGCCCGCCGGCCGAGGCACCCTCGCCGTCCCGCGGCCGCCCGCACCGGAACCGGCTCATCGTCGTCGCCGCCGTGCTCGCGGTGACGGCGGGCATCGCCGTACCCCTGCTGGTCGACAAGGGCGACGCGACCGGCAAGGGCGCCGGGGACTCCCCCGCCCATACGGCCACGAGCGGCCCCGCCGCCACGACCACGTCCGCGTCCGCTTCTGCCGACGGCGTCTCCTGCGGCGGGGCGAAGGGCAGGCTCAGCGGCAGTGGCTCCAGCATCCTGTCGCCCACGATGGCCGCCTGGATGGCCGACTTCCAGGCACACTGCTCGGGCGTTTCGCTCACCTACAGCCCCAACGGCTCGGGCGCGGGCCTCGCGGGCTTCCTCGCCGGGTCGATGGACTTCGCGGCAGCCGACGGCCCGCTGACCACCACGAGGGTCCAGCAGTCGAAGGAGCGCTGCACCGGTGGCGGGCAGGCCGTCAACCTGCCGCTGGCGGCCACGACCGTGGCGATCGCCTACAACCTGCCCGGCGTCAGCCGACTCGTCCTGGACACGCCCACCCTCGCCAGGATCTTCGACGGGCGGATCACCCGGTGGAACGACGTGGCCCTCCGGAAGCTCAACCCGTATGTCCAGTTGCCGTCCCTCCCCGTCCAGGCCGTCCACCGCCAGGACGGCAGCGCCGTCAGCACGGCCTTCGCGAACTTTCTGACCGCGGCCGCACCGAACGACTGGCCGTACGCGCCCGACGACACGTCGTGGCCGGGCCGTGGCGGCACCGGGGCCACCGGCACCGCCGCCGTCCACCAGCTGGTCGCGTCGACGGCGGGCTCGATCGGCTACCTCGACCTCGAAGACGCGAGCGACCTGGCCACCGTACGGCTGGACACCGGGGCGCCCGACCCGGTGGCGGCCGGCGCTTCCGGCACGACCACCTGGCTCAGCACGGCGAAGCCCGGAGGCAGCGGCGGCGAGCTGGCGCTCGACCTCGATCCCGCCACCAGCGCCCGAGGCGCCTACCCGATCGCCCTCGTCTCCTACGCCGTCGTGTGCGACAAAGGCAACGACCCCGCCCGGCTCACAACCCTCCGGGCTTTCCTGTCCTACGCGACGAGCATGAAGGGCCGCCAGGTCGCCGCCGCCCAGGACCGGGCCCCGCTCCCGGAAGCACTCGCGGAAAAGGTCCACGACACCGCGCTGACGCTGGGCTGA
- a CDS encoding ArsR family transcriptional regulator, whose translation MKKSPDLLPILRSRMQGELLALVLLHPEREYSLTELAEAVGVTPTAVMREVERLIGGGILIDRRVGRSRLVSARTDTPVYRPLSDLMAASFGPLPLLTEALAGLEGVRRAYIYGSWAARYAGTPGPPPADVDVLVVGDPDADALFDVAEEASERLHRDVNVHRVSAEAWETRTDDPFLTSVRQRPLVELKLALEAQ comes from the coding sequence ATGAAAAAATCGCCGGATCTGCTTCCGATCCTTCGCTCCCGCATGCAAGGCGAACTGCTCGCGCTCGTCCTCCTGCACCCCGAACGCGAGTACAGCCTCACAGAGCTGGCCGAAGCGGTCGGGGTGACGCCCACGGCCGTGATGCGCGAGGTGGAGCGACTGATCGGCGGAGGGATCCTGATCGACCGAAGAGTGGGGCGAAGCCGGCTCGTCAGCGCGCGGACGGACACGCCTGTCTACCGGCCGCTGAGTGATCTCATGGCCGCCTCCTTCGGGCCGCTGCCCCTGCTCACCGAGGCGCTCGCCGGTCTGGAGGGTGTGCGGCGGGCCTATATCTACGGGTCATGGGCGGCTCGGTACGCCGGTACGCCGGGGCCGCCGCCCGCGGATGTCGATGTGCTCGTCGTCGGCGACCCCGATGCCGACGCACTCTTCGACGTGGCCGAGGAGGCGTCCGAACGTCTGCACCGCGACGTCAACGTCCACCGGGTTTCCGCCGAGGCGTGGGAGACCCGCACCGATGATCCATTCCTCACCAGCGTCCGGCAGCGTCCGCTGGTCGAGCTGAAACTTGCCCTGGAGGCGCAGTGA